From a region of the Impatiens glandulifera chromosome 4, dImpGla2.1, whole genome shotgun sequence genome:
- the LOC124934755 gene encoding increased DNA methylation 1-like, which yields MGLNPRSMSSGGQSSETSRYPLIRTILAWLVYNKIIQENTIVRYIKKRNDRPVLEGTIKGHGILCHCCSQILTVMEFQAHAGCGGQNRPFANICNELQISLMDYMVEVWDITQKGIKLLEHNEIERRNKTIDGYDAACVICTNGGDLLSCANCVSTYHLGCVGVKDVVEGNWLCPYCICKFCGKPSTNKECLIPCSQCEKRYHWKCFQERRTGKPTYLNITCTPVYQELVTRVAVKNELGDGYSMTLLHRIHQEFGATFDEVYRYIVGHANLAIAKRLMEDCFQSTNVGHTSINLIDHFIFNQESHFSVIDFRGFYTAVLEKDGMIISVACLKVNGTKFAEIPLIATCENYRNQGMCRKLMTEIESTLNHLNVENLVILSTKEMVGVWMARYGFKEIGSSLTEDLMHRNALMFHDTVRLYKRLTPIQTNERKASPCNSDDILEEHRA from the exons ATGGGTCTAAATCCAAGATCTATGAGTAGTGGGGGTCAATCAAGTGAAACTTCAAGGTATCCTCTTATAAGAACAATACTTGCTTGGTTggtttataacaaaataattcaagaGAACACGATTGTtcgatatataaaaaaaaggaatgATAGACCTGTACTAGAGGGAACAATCAAAGGTCATGGCATCTTATGCCATTGTTGCTCTCAAATACTAACCGTAATGGAATTTCAAGCACATGCGGGTTGTGGAGGCCAAAACCGACCATTTGCAAACATTTGTAATGAGCTTCAAATTTCATTAATGGACTACATGGTTGAAGTTTGGGATATAACCCAAAAAGGAATTAAATTACTTGAGCACAATGAAATAGAGCGAAGAAACAAAACAATTGATGGGTACGATGCTGCATGTGTTATCTGCACAAATGGAGGGGATTTGCTAAGTTGTGCCAATTGTGTTTCAACTTATCACCTAGGCTGTGTTGGTGTAAAG GATGTTGTAGAAGGAAATTGGTTATGCCCCTATTGCATTTGCAAATTTTGTGGGAAGCCTTCTACAAACAAAGAATGTTTGATCCCATGTTCGCAATGTGAAAAGCGTt ATCATTGGAAATGCTTTCAAGAAAGGAGGACTGGAAAGCCTACATATTTGAACATCACATGTACACCA GTATATCAAGAACTAGTGACTAGAGTTGCGGTTAAAAATGAGCTTGGCGATGGATATTCAATGACTTTACTCCATCGAATTCACCAAGAGTTTGGAGCTACGTTTGATGAGGTGTATCGGTATATTGTTGGTCATGCAAACCTTGCAATAGCAAAGAGACTAATGGAAGATTGCTTTCAATCTACTAATGTTGGTCACACAAGTATCAACTTGATtgatcactttatttttaatcaagA GTCACATTTCTCTGTAATCGATTTTAGAGGATTTTATACTGCTGTTTTGGAGAAGGATGGCATGATTATTTCAGTCGCATGTCTCAA AGTTAATGGGACCAAGTTTGCTGAGATCCCCCTAATTGCAACATGTGAAAACTATCGCAATCAAGGAATGTGCAGAAAATTAATGACTGAAATTGAATCG ACTCTTAATCATCTTAATGTGGAGAACTTGGTTATTCTATCCACCAAAGAAATGGTTGGTGTGTGGATGGCAAGATATGGATTTAAGGAGATTGGGAGTTCATTAACAGAGGATCTAATGCATAGAAATGCATTGATGTTCCATGATACTGTTAGATTATACAAGAGATTAACCCCTATTCAG ACAAATGAAAGAAAGGCATCGCCATGTAACTCAGACGATATACTTGAAGAACATAGAGCTTAA